The DNA region AGCCCTTTCCTGCCGCTTCCCCTGAGGTTATGGATCTGGGGACCTGCTAAAGGGTGGTCAATGTTGGAGCCGCCAAAACCCACGGTCCATTTTCATAGTAGTGGCTGGGAGGGAGCTGCTCAGCCCAGGAGTATGTTCCAAAGCCCGCTCTGCATCTAGGGTGGCTGCATGACTGACACGCTCTCACCAATACAATATGAGCAGAAATGGAACACGTagaacatgtttttaaagaaaatggtgAAACGTCCCCACACTGTCTTCTCCTATTTGCCACCTGGAAGCAGATAATTCCAAGCACATGGAGATGATGGAGCCCCAGTATGGAGTCTGGGTGTGTGAATAATGGAGATTGCTGTCAATCAACCAGAAACTGCACTGGACTGTGTGTGTAGGGggatatttgttacagcagctggtATTGCCTTAACACATTGACCACTGTCCCCCTTCCTTTCTGGACCCCTTAAAGCTTAAGCACCAGGTCATTCTGTAAAATGTGTCTCCCCAATCCCTAACTGTGGTTGACTTTCACACAGCAAGTGTAGGTTTCCTAATTAGAAATTACCAGCATGATCCCTTCCATTGtcatcaaaaattttaatgtttcccCATGTTCTGATGGGGACAGCTTCTTCCATGCTGACAGCTGGAAGGCATTAAAGCACACCCTGGAAGTCTGTGCTTAGATCTTCCACTGCAGTTTGACAGATCCTCATATACACTGATGCTGTGATCCTTGCTTGGAGCTCAAAGGTATGATTTTGGGTGATCACTGTGTCCAGGAGAGCACGTGATTGTCTTCCTGCCCCTATTCTTTGGCCTCATCACATAGGGGTGCACACTGGGCCTGATCTTAAAGTGAGCCTCAGGTCCTCAATGCTCAGCTAATTCTGCTGAGCTCTGGCTGAACTAAGGTTGGTAGATTGTGGTTGAGAATTTGGGGACACCCCCTCTAATGCTCCTCACTCTGACAACTCCCTCATGTGAAAGGGATCTAAGCCTTGGAGCCCTTTTATAAAGTAACcaattttgttttgtagattGACAACTtcattgatgtgtgtgtgtgcttgtgtgtgtgtgtgtgtgtgtaggtgtatgtCTATCCTAGATGGGTGTTTGATGTGAATCTGAGTGTATCCTGTGTGTGACTCCCCTGTGTGTGGGGGACAGAATCTTTGTGCACTGACTGTATTTCTGCACATGTGACCTCTAGTGTCTGTGTTTTGGGTGTGTCTCCAGCGTTTGAGTATGAGTCCAGGTGTGTGAATGTTCTGTGTATCTGAGTGGGTCCATGTACCTTACAGTGGGCATGAGAGGATGTATGCATCAGGCTGTATGTGCATGTGAGCAGCTTCCCCAAGGATCCCTTCAGCTCTCAAGCATTTCAACCTTATTCTGTACCGCGGTTGCTCCCACCAGTGCCAACTTCTTCTCCAGAAGCtataataaagtaattttaacaATTAAGTAGAATCTCCCGAATAGTCATTCCACCAGGAATCCCTTCAAGGAGCTAATCAGGGGTTACTGCACATGCAGACATACACATGGTGGAAAAGGCTCCCTAGAATGCCTGGGCTGCATGCACACGTCACATACCTGAGGGCACAGACCTCTTTGCCAAGCTCTACAGTGCTGTGAGGGGCCTCATGCTACTTCTAAAGacttgaaatttctttcttttaaatattaagtgAACAGGTCCCCCACCTAAAGGGACAGTGGTAGAACTATTTGTTGACCCCAATATCCCTTTTCCCCAGCTTCTGTAGCACAGGAGCGTCTGATATTTGGCTAGGAAATGGCCACCCAgtataaaaactacatttcccagccaccTTTGCAACTACAAGTGGCCATGAGACAgaattctggccaatgaaatagGAACAAGTTTTGAGTTGTATATACATATTCCTTAAAAACATGGGgtatcccctctccctcccctcacctaCCCAGCTGTCCCCAGCCCCCCCTATAATCACTGAGTCTTCCAAACACTTCCCAGGTTTGCAGCAAATTTAATACATGTGTCTCAAAGTCAATGGCGAGGgtcaagtgaataaaataaaaacagggtcATGGGGAGAGGGCCATGGACACACACAGGGAAGGGCAATAAGTAGGTGAGTTAGCTGGAGCAGGGGGTGTGCCCTTCCTTGGGCATCACATCTCGTCCAAACCGTAGTCCTCCTCGGGGAAGTCTCCCACTGTCACAACGGATGGCTTGACGAAGGCGCCGTACTTGGCCTGGCATTCAAAGTAGCGTTTCCCATTCACACTGCAGGGCATGATGGGGAAGGCAGTGTCAGAGGGCTCCTACTCCAGATGCTAGCATGGCTGGGCTCCCCCAGTAGTACATGCATGCACTTACACATAAATGCACACATACgcgcacacaggcacacacacagacactacAGTGGGGATCTCTACCTGCCATCGTTTTTCCCTAGCGGCTCATCATAGCGGACACCGATCCAGTAGCCAGGCTTGAAATCTGTAAGTCCTGCCCAGGGGAGAAATCCCAATGAAACCTCCTTAAGCAGCTCACCCCAGATTCGCACCTGCCCACTGAGTGTAAAGCCTGTCCTGGCAAAAACCACTCCTTGCTACCACCCAGGACAACCACCATCTCCTGCCCACATCAATATGGTAGCCCCCTTCACTCGTCTCCCTGTTCCTACCCTGACCCCCTATTCACTCAACACCCCTCGTCAAAGGGCGCTCTGTAAAAATCGAAGGGAAACAGCACCACTGCCTTGTCCCAAATTCCTCAAAAGCTGCCCATCCCGCTCAGCATAAAACCCATACTGCTTATGGCCAAATGATTtctgacaagggtgccaagacagtTCAATGAGGAGAGAACAGTCTTTCCAACAAATCGTATTGGGtcaactagatatccacatgcaagagaatgaagttggactcctacctcacaccataaccaaaaattaactcaaaatgggtcaaagacctaaatgtaatatgtaacactataaaacccttagaagaaaacacaggtttaaatctttgtgaccttctATTAGGCATTGATCTCTTACATATAATGCCACATGtataagcaaaaaaagaaaaaaaaattggacttcataaaaatcaaaaatgtttgtgcttcaaaggacactatcaagactGTAAAAAGACAACCAacccacggaatgggagaaaatatttgcagatcatatatttgataagggaatTGTATCTAGAGTATATAAAGGACTCTTACAACTTGTTATGGGCTGTACTGTGTCCCCGCCaagttcacatgttgaagccctaacccccagtagctgagaatgtgactgtatttggagacagggcctttaaagagataaCTAAGTTAAAATAAGGCCGTTAGGGTGGGATCTAATCCAGGCTGACTGACATCCTCATAAGAGGTTATCTGGACAAAGACTCCAGGGATGTGCTAGCCCACAGAGGAAAGACAATGTGAGGACACACAGAgagggtggccatctgcaagccaaggagagaggcctaagAAGAAATCAAACCTGCCAAAGCCTTAATCTTAGACTTCccgcttccagaactgtgagaaacaaatttctgttttttaagccacctggtGTGTGGTACTTTGATATGGCAGCCCTAACACAccactcaacaacaaaaagacaaaccgcccaattaaaaaatgggcaaaagatctgaataagccatctctctaaagaagatatgcaaatggctgTTAAACATCTAAAAAGAGGCTCAGTATCATTAgccatcacagaaatgcaaatcaaaaccataatgctctaccacttcatacccactagaatgattataatcaaaaagatacataataGTAAGTGCTGATGAGGACGTGGATTAATTGGAGCCCTCATTCAtcgctggtgggaacgtaaaatggtgcagccattgtggaaacagtgtggcagttcctcaaaaagttaaacagagttactctgtgacccagcaattccactcctaggtacaagaaatgaaaacacatgtccgcACAAAAACTTAAACAAGGATACTCACAGCAAcgttatttgtaatagccaaaaagtgggaaggacccaaatgttcttcaactgatgaatgaataaataaaatgtggtgttgcatacaatgcaatattatttggtaataaaaagaaatgaaatactgccacatactacaacatggatgatcctTGAAATTATGGTtctagtgaaagaagccagtctcaaaagaccatatattatatgattccatttatatgaaacttccagaataggcaaatctacagagacataACATAGATTAGTAGCCAGCTATGTGGACTGGGGGCGCTGGGGTTTCAGAAACGGGGAGTAGCTGCTAATGGTTACAGGGTTTccttttagggtgatgaaaatgtaaaaccgactgtggtgatggttgcacgatTCCCGTGAACTAAAAGCTAATGAATGATACCCTTTAAATGGGTGATTTTTGTTTCTGGCTGCGTGGCGCAGCtagcgggatcttagttccccaaccagggattgaatgtGGGCCCTTGGCAGGGatagtgtggagtcctaaccactggaccgccagggagttccctaaatgggtgaattttatggtatataagttacatctcaataaaactgtcattaaaaaacccaaaaaaaccccacactgcTCCCTCCTGTCTCCGAGGCCCAGCACAGTCCAGCCTTGCCCATGGCCCGGGCGTGCCCTGATCACTTCGGTCTGTGCTTCCCCCATCACAGGCCTAACAATTctgcctgtttccccatctcagCTCTGACCACTGTGCCCCAGGCTTTCACCTCAGAACTGACCCCTCTGGCCTCCACTTCCTCCGTCACAACTCAGGTCACATGGCCTCTGCTTCCCACCTCCCTGCCGTGAACATACCAGGCTGTCACAGGTAGCCCCTGGGTCCGTCTCCCTCCCTGGACTAGATCCCCTTGAGGGCTGGGTCCCCAGCACTGCCCACCTCAAGGCAGGACACGAGGCCTCGGTGAGCCACGTACCTACATACATGACGGTGCCCCGGCGAGGGGGCTGCCCAGGCGCCTGCACCTCACAGCGGCTGCCCACGGGGATGGCACCGGCCTGGGCCTCCTCGGTAAGGCGCTGGGAGCTCTCGGCCTCCTGCTGTGCCCGCTCTTCTTCACTGTATCGACCTAGCTTGTTGCGCTTCAGGAAGGAGCGGACTGAGTCTgtgggtggggtagggggtgagGGTCAGACATGGGAGACCACCTGGGTCGACCTCTGGCCTAATGAGATAATCTGCCACCCTCACGGGGCCAACACTCCGAAGGAAACCCTTCCGTGCTGGGTGTTGAAGGGCTGTCACCCAAACCCCCCAAGTCTCCCACCACagccctggcctctccccaggACCCCTTGGCCTCCCCACAATCCCAAAACTAAAGGGAAGGTGCCTGCCTGCAGTCTTTCGCGGTTCCCCATCCTCCCGTCCCTTCAGTATCACGCTTGCCTCCACCCAGGCCCGGAAACCTTCATCTTCCCCACCACACATTCTCATCTGTCCTCACATGCCTGCACCTCACTGTCCTGTTGGTTCCACGTATTCTACCATGCTCTGCCCCCTACACCGTGCCCCAGTGTGACCCTGACCGCCCCCCCCACATCTGACCCCACATACACACCCTAGACCTTCCTCTCAGGCCCCCTCTACTTTCTCATGGCCCTGTCTGCCTGCCCACACTCGGCCACACCCCCCAGCCTCCATTCACACCTCATGACCGTCCACCCCTGACTGTTCTCCCATGAGCTGTCTATCCCCACGCCAACCTCACCCCGCCCCCTCGACTCCCCCACGCTTGCCTGCCCCACTGCCCACACCACCGACTCGCCCTCAGTGTCCCCGTCTATCCTGTCTGCTCCCCACCGCCTCCCCTAGCCCCCACgggcccccaccccctccttgtGCACCCCGTACTTTGCCTCTGGTCGTAGGCTTCTTGTGAGAGCTCGTATTTCTCCACCTTGGACATGTCCTCATACTCCCCAAGACGGGCACCGCTGTGGTCAATGACCTGTAGTGAGGGGAGGGAGGTCAGGGGATCAGGGTCtgggcagggaggcctgggatgctgcgggggcgggggggcgagTGTGGCTGCACGTTGGAGCATTCCGTAGATTTAAGTCTCTCCTGTCTCGGAAAAACCACATTCCTCTACCCTCACCTTTACCCCAGCCTTCTCGCCGGCCCTGAGCCCAGCTGAAGGGGTGAGAGCAGGTGTCTACAACGGCCATCTCCCTCTCCACCACCCATCCAAGGCCCTGGAGGCTGCATCTGCTTCCAGATGACCCCTACATACTGGCATCCACATCATTGATGGCCCCGGGACACTGGAACCGAAGGGCAGAACTTGGGCCTTGCTCATGAACCCTCTGGGCAGTGTGTCTATCCTCTCTGGACCTCTGGGACCCTCCTAGGCTGACCCCAACTTCCAGAGCCTGGTGCATCTCTTCCTGTACCACCCCcaacatttattcactcatcGCCTGCTGAGCTCCTCCAAGGCACCCAGCTGGGCCCCGTGCTGGGTACTAGGGACACGGTACAAAAATAGAtcaatccctgccctcaaggagtgcTCATTCTGCTGGGAGGCCAACCAGAAACAAATGCACAGAGATGGGTATTAAACACCAGATGACGACAAGGTTCTATGCAGACAAATACAACAAAGAGGCTTCTGGAAGGAGGGGATGTCTGAGACAGGCCTGAAGGAACAAGCACAAAGTTCCAGATGTAGAAATGTCTTTAGCCCCTTTGAGAAACAGCAGGGCCAGCACGGCGGCAGTGGAGTGAGCCAGGGGGAGAGTGGGAGACACAACAGATCACTGGAGACTTTGGCTTTTACCTAGAATGAGATGCAGCCAGGGAAGGGATCAGCCAGGAGGGCTCTGATCTTACACAGGTGTTTACACGCTCCCTCAGCTGAGTGTGGGAAGCAGACGGAGGGGCACAGGGATGGGAGCAGGGAGACGGCTTGTGTGATGGtccaggagggagaggatggaggcTGGGCCAGGGTGGGGGCAGTGAGGGAGAATCTGGATTCTGGATAGATTTTTGTGGGTGGAGCCCATGGATCAGCGGACAGATTAGATGTGGGTGTGAGGGAAAGACAGGGGTGAGGAACACCCTAAAGTGTTTGGCCTGAGCCACTGGGCAAAATAGAAATAGCCCTTATCTCTGGCTAATGATCACTAAGAATTTCCACTTTCTATATCAGGGGTTTTTCTAAGTTTGAGATTGCTGTCATTCATTGCTGCAAGAAATAtgggtgagggcttccctggtggcgcagtggttaagaatccgcctgccaatgcaggggacacgggtttgagccctggtccgggaagatcccacatgccacggagcaactaagcctgtgcgccacaactactgagcctgtgccctagagcgtgcgagccacaactactgagcccgcgtgccacaactactgaagcccacacacctagagcctgtgctccgcacaagcctgtgctccgcaacaagagaaaccaccacaataagcctgcgcactgcaacgaagagtagcccccgctcgccataactagagaaagccgcatgcagcaacgaagacccaacacagccaaaaataaataaataaatttaaaaaaaaaaagaaaaaaagaaatatgggtgatatttataaacagaaaaagaattttagaaaaaatacaaattctccaGAGGCTCCACCTCTGGGAAACTTTCCTCGTATGGCCTCAGAAGTCAGCAGCCTGTCTATACCTGAATCCATGTGTGAAACCCTCCTGTTTGAGGACGCCACTGCCCTGCCTGACCCACCAGCATCCCAATGCTGAGACTGCCCAGGTCAGTCCAAAGTCAGTCCTATGGGCTCAGCACAGTCCCGACCTGCTCCCACAATGGTCCAGGACCCATCACCTCAACTGGACTATGGAAGCAGCCTCCTCCTTGGTTTTCCTACTCCTCTGTCCTCCACAGTCTGTTCCCCACACGCAGTCAGAGGGAGCCTGTGAACACCTGAGTCAGACCAGGACTCTCCTGGCTCAGAGTCCTCCCCTGGCTTCCACTTCCCACCAAAACAGGACAGGTCACTCTTCAGCCCCTGTACCCCACTctgctccctcccacctcagagtgtttgcacatgctgtgccctCCTCCTGGAGCACGCCTTCCCCTTCTTCAGTTAACTTCAGGTCTCTGTTCAGgcagcacctcctccaggaagtcctcctggATCTCATTGATGCGTCAGGCTCCCCAGTATAGGATCTCCCAGCTCTGTGATCTCCTCCTACATGGCCCTCATCTCACCCACCCTTTACATTTGTTCCTGTGAATATTTAGCTAACGCCTACTGCACTCACTGGACAGAGCTAAAACACAGACCTTCTCAGACTTGATTCACAGCTATATCCCTGGCATAATGTGGATGCTCAATGAACAGTTATGAAtaattgaaagaaacaaaaaagacctaGTTCTCTGGGTACACTAACTTCTGGAGCCATGCAGATTGAGGTAAAAATTCTAGCTATGTTTCTCTTCAGGAAAGTAAATTCCGTACTGAAACTaagttttctcttctgcaaaataGGGCTAATTACGCCATTTTCCaagtattattttatacattcaaCTCATCATTCAACAATGTTTCACCGAGCAtcctctctgtgccaggcactgttccaggtatTGGAGAAAAATCCATAGTATGCCACAGGTGATTAGTGAGaaggacaaaaatcaaagaaagtgggaaagggaggaggtTTAACTTTTATACTGAGGGCAATGAAGCCCTCACACCcggaaggtgacatttaagtaaAGACTGGAAGAAAGGAGTGAGCCATGTGGGCATAGAAAAAAGCACCATTCAGGCACAGAGAATAGCACATGCAAAGTTCACCTGGGATGCTAGGATGTCTGCAGAGttttgggggggcggggaagaCTGAGGACAGAGAGGATGATGTGAGCTGATGCATGCAGAGGTCCTCTGTGTTCTGGCTTCTCCCAACATGTG from Balaenoptera musculus isolate JJ_BM4_2016_0621 chromosome 19, mBalMus1.pri.v3, whole genome shotgun sequence includes:
- the TBCB gene encoding tubulin-folding cofactor B, whose protein sequence is MEVTGLSAPTVNVFISSSLNSFRSQKRYSRSLTIAEFKCKLQLVVGSPASCMELELYGPDDKFYSKLDQEDALLGSYPVDDGCRIHVIDHSGARLGEYEDMSKVEKYELSQEAYDQRQNSVRSFLKRNKLGRYSEEERAQQEAESSQRLTEEAQAGAIPVGSRCEVQAPGQPPRRGTVMYVGLTDFKPGYWIGVRYDEPLGKNDGSVNGKRYFECQAKYGAFVKPSVVTVGDFPEEDYGLDEM